In Trichoderma asperellum chromosome 1, complete sequence, a single window of DNA contains:
- a CDS encoding uncharacterized protein (EggNog:ENOG41~TransMembrane:4 (i74-95o101-121i142-165o218-242i)), translated as MASSSSQQPPQMEQITPQTAPAPAIAAPPPAQMSLPAGYQPYPYPAPAPMTYAPFPAQQAFEPPRPPQNKVWEFIKLGLQSLSFVLAVVGIGLGFSTLNYVYFIDTVVIAAAPPCIIAALWSGAELITRAVRKFKGGIHPGAHVALSLIIFLVAVILTSLFGPWFQSSWNDNYDGDDGDSCSYRYNSTLDDYVYSCTDNSNDPDVIAARHQFRHERSVAYAAAIITYIIAVIHFILFVGACVDTSKVNAAASRPIYVIAQPQGLQAMMQGWQPIQQAPAETQARNVAAPTETEAEPENEATTQSKGKGKEPMRSGDIVEHDAPSGSQA; from the exons atggcctcttcctcctcccagCAACCCCCCCAAATGGAGCAAATCACACCGCAAACCGCCCCGGCGCCAGCAATCGCAGCGCCTCCGCCAGCGCAAATGAGTCTCCCGGCAGGATACCAGCCGTATCCCTATCCCGCACCGGCTCCAATGACTTACGCTCCCTTCCCGGCCCAGCAGGCCTTTGAGCCGCCCAGGCCCCCGCAGAACAAGGTCTGGGAGTTCATCAAGCTGGGACTTCAGTCGCTGTCCTTCGTTCTCGCCGTGGTGGGCATCGGCCTCGGCTTCAGCACCCTCAACTACGTCTACTTTATCGACACCGTCGTCatcgcagcagctcctccc TGCATCATCGCCGCCCTCTGGAGCGGCGCCGAGCTCATCACCCGCGCCGTCCGCAAATTCAAAGGCGGCATCCACCCCGGCGCCCACGTCGCCCTCtccctcatcatcttcctcgtcgcCGTCATCCTGACCTCCCTCTTCGGCCCCTGGTTCCAAAGCTCGTGGAACGACAACtacgacggcgacgacggcgactCGTGCTCGTACCGATACAACTCCACCCTCGACGACTACGTCTATTCGTGCACTGACAACTCCAACGACCCCGATGTTATCGCTGCCAGGCACCAGTTCCGCCATGAGAGGAGCGTTGCGTACGCTGCCGCTATCATCACCTATATCATTGCCGTGATTCACTTCATCCTGTTTGTCGGTGCCTGTGTCGATACCTCCAAggtcaatgctgctgcttcgcgGCCCATCTATGTCATCGCGCAGCCCCAGGGCCTGCAGGCCATGATGCAAGGCTGGCAGCCAATCCAGCAAGCTCCGGCTGAGACTCAGGCTAGGAATGTAGCAGCCCCTACTGAGACAGAGGCTGAACCTGAAAATGAGGCTACCACTCAgagcaaaggaaaaggcaagGAGCCCATGCGCAGTGGCGACATTGTAGAGCATGACGCTCCCAGTGGCTCACAAGCATAA
- a CDS encoding uncharacterized protein (EggNog:ENOG41~TransMembrane:4 (i54-74o80-99i119-141o179-202i)) has product MASQQTPQMAQNNSLPQEMIEAGFQPYYQPYPGQQQTIAPPPIETSKRAEFTRLGFFATALLLGIIGLGLSLSSLSGSDISVAIAALPAAALATIWSLAEVITRAVRKFKTGIHPGAHVGVCLIIWMIASVTGGMLCTYVALYNGYEDDDGCQFTTDSQGNTITYNNCAPQDPAPRGKIVGSAVITCMIFAINFGLFIDACIRTHRRNTAAKRPIMVIAQPQNWPAASQGWQPMPQNGASAESVQMQPPAAAAKEPVVREYYAPA; this is encoded by the exons ATGGCTTCTCAACAGACTCCCCAAATGGCCCAGAACAACTCGCTTCCCCAGGAAATGATTGAGGCGGGATTCCAGCCGTATTACCAGCCATATCCAGGCCAGCAGCAAACCATTGCACCCCCTCCGATTGAGACGAGCAAACGCGCAGAGTTCACCAGGCTGGGATTCTTTGCAACTGCCCTTCTTTTGGGTATCATTGGCTTGGGTCTCTCTTTATCATCCCTTAGCGGCAGTGACATTAGTGTTGCTATTGCTGCCTTGCCTGCT GCCGCGCTCGCCACGATATGGAGTCTGGCCGAGGTCATCACCAGAGCAGTCCGAAAGTTCAAGACGGGCATCCACCCCGGAGCCCACGTCGGCGTGTGCCTCATCATCTGGATGATTGCCAGCGTCACCGGCGGCATGCTCTGCACATACGTCGCCCTGTACAACGGCtacgaggacgacgacggctgCCAGTTCACCACCGACAGCCAGGGCAACACCATCACGTACAACAACTGCGCGCCCCAGGATCCTGCCCCCAGGGGCAAGATTGTCGGCTCCGCCGTCATCACCTGCATGATCTTCGCAATCAACTTTGGCCTCTTCATCGACGCCTGTATCCGCACGCACAGGCGCAACACGGCCGCCAAGCGCCCCATCATGGTCATTGCCCAGCCGCAGAACTGGCCTGCCGCCAGCCAAGGGTGGCAGCCGATGCCGCAGAACGGTGCGTCTGCCGAGTCTGTGCAGATGCAGCCCCCTGCGGCCGCGGCCAAGGAGCCTGTGGTTAGGGAATACTACGCTCCGGCTTGA